A single window of Archangium gephyra DNA harbors:
- a CDS encoding cupin domain-containing protein, producing MARHVRHHRLLGMGFVSLAGLMSACTGEPMGPGSGNNHSPMTQAATMIVYSPRGGPVDDADFIWLGPPEGLGGRVIEGNPQIFARIDYSAKGVTAGLFKATRGTLEVTFPFTEHATILEGDVTITDSTGQRHLYKPGDSYFIRQGQVITWEVKDNQVIKSFFNVVEPQEGTVTSLRSRDMEGARH from the coding sequence ATGGCTCGTCACGTTCGCCACCACCGGTTGCTGGGCATGGGGTTTGTTTCGCTCGCGGGCCTGATGAGCGCCTGCACGGGCGAGCCGATGGGGCCCGGCTCCGGAAACAACCACTCGCCGATGACACAAGCGGCCACGATGATCGTCTACTCCCCTCGGGGTGGGCCCGTGGACGATGCGGACTTCATCTGGCTCGGGCCGCCGGAGGGCCTGGGCGGGCGGGTGATCGAGGGAAATCCTCAAATCTTCGCCCGCATCGACTACAGCGCGAAGGGTGTGACGGCGGGGCTCTTCAAGGCGACCCGGGGCACGCTCGAGGTGACGTTCCCCTTCACGGAGCACGCCACCATCCTCGAGGGAGACGTCACCATCACGGACAGCACGGGACAGCGCCACCTGTACAAACCGGGCGACAGCTACTTCATCCGCCAGGGACAGGTCATCACCTGGGAAGTCAAAGACAACCAGGTCATCAAGTCGTTCTTCAACGTCGTCGAGCCCCAAGAGGGCACCGTCACCTCCCTGAGGTCGCGTGACATGGAGGGAGCCCGGCATTAG
- a CDS encoding beta-ketoacyl-[acyl-carrier-protein] synthase family protein produces the protein MRRVVVTGVGPVTAAGMGPAFWDNLLTGRSFVTHNPLFTPAPGQATAVASVNLEEVIAVARRAPQGADIEHRLRKLKGREPSPLPNRTVYLALAAAQLALEDSGLREQELEARRGDIGVILGNTLGDAASLFEGKASTMYAALNPAHGPAGAICMAHGFRGPTQGVAAACASGNIALINAVDKIRLGESPVMLAGATSAFIHDNTFWESFNRLGVLANRDEEPALLYRAFDEDRDGFVLGEGAALLVLEELEHARARKARIYAELLSYSQRMFPTRMMVDVDEQGYAFIIEEVLRRTGRNPRDLGGSTLYLNLHGTGTKQGDKTELNAIRRVFDDSQLGTAVFASSTKPCLGHTQEASAAIESVICALSLYRGEIPGTPNLRKPIHPGAFLLQEARKVDYELAANLAAGFTGYYAALLFAKYAQ, from the coding sequence ATGCGGAGAGTCGTCGTGACAGGCGTAGGCCCCGTGACCGCCGCGGGCATGGGCCCTGCCTTCTGGGACAACCTGCTGACCGGACGCAGTTTCGTCACCCACAACCCGCTCTTCACCCCCGCCCCTGGCCAGGCGACCGCCGTCGCCAGCGTCAACCTCGAGGAGGTCATCGCCGTGGCGCGGCGCGCGCCCCAGGGGGCGGACATCGAGCACCGGCTGCGGAAGTTGAAGGGCCGGGAGCCGAGCCCCCTGCCAAACCGCACCGTCTACCTGGCCCTGGCCGCCGCACAGCTCGCCCTGGAGGATTCAGGATTGCGCGAGCAGGAGCTGGAGGCCCGGCGCGGAGACATCGGAGTCATCCTCGGCAACACCCTGGGGGATGCCGCCTCCTTGTTCGAAGGCAAGGCGTCCACCATGTACGCCGCGCTCAACCCCGCCCACGGCCCGGCGGGCGCCATCTGCATGGCCCACGGCTTCAGGGGCCCCACGCAGGGCGTCGCGGCGGCGTGTGCCTCGGGGAACATCGCCCTCATCAACGCCGTGGACAAGATTCGCCTGGGCGAGAGTCCCGTCATGCTGGCCGGCGCCACCTCGGCCTTCATCCACGACAACACCTTCTGGGAGTCCTTCAACCGGCTGGGCGTGCTGGCGAACAGGGACGAGGAGCCCGCCCTCCTCTACCGGGCCTTCGATGAGGACCGGGACGGCTTCGTGCTTGGCGAAGGCGCCGCGCTCCTGGTGCTCGAGGAGCTGGAGCACGCTCGGGCGCGCAAGGCGAGGATCTACGCGGAGCTCCTCAGCTACTCCCAGCGGATGTTTCCGACGCGGATGATGGTCGACGTCGATGAGCAGGGCTACGCGTTCATCATCGAGGAGGTCCTGCGGCGCACCGGCCGCAATCCCAGGGACCTGGGAGGCTCCACCCTCTACCTCAACCTGCACGGCACCGGAACGAAGCAGGGCGACAAGACGGAGCTCAACGCCATCCGCCGCGTGTTCGATGATTCGCAGCTGGGCACCGCTGTCTTCGCCTCCAGCACCAAGCCCTGTCTCGGCCACACGCAGGAGGCCTCGGCCGCCATCGAGTCGGTCATCTGCGCCTTGTCTCTGTATCGAGGCGAGATTCCGGGAACGCCCAACCTGCGCAAGCCCATCCACCCGGGGGCATTCCTCCTCCAGGAGGCCAGGAAGGTGGATTACGAGCTGGCCGCCAATCTCGCCGCCGGCTTCACCGGGTACTACGCCGCCCTCCTCTTCGCGAAGTACGCGCAATAG
- a CDS encoding glutathione S-transferase family protein: MLKLHHLVSSRSQRILWLLEELGLDYELITYPRDPKTGFAPPELKAIHPLGKSPLLEDDGRVLAESGAIIDSVLRRHGQGRLAPALDSAEYDTYVHWLHYAEGSAMLPIVLGVYLGRLGEAGAPLKPRISSELQNHLGYISGALGERDYLVGNSFSAADIQMSFVLEAARSSGALESFPQLVAYLERLHARPAYQRAVQRGGPLNLGSQGKR; encoded by the coding sequence GTGCTCAAACTGCACCACCTGGTGAGTTCCCGTTCACAGCGCATCCTCTGGCTCCTGGAGGAGCTGGGGCTCGACTACGAGCTCATCACCTACCCGCGCGACCCGAAGACGGGCTTCGCGCCTCCCGAGCTCAAGGCCATTCATCCGCTCGGCAAGTCCCCCCTGCTCGAGGACGACGGACGGGTGCTGGCCGAGTCGGGAGCCATCATCGACTCCGTCCTGCGCCGCCATGGCCAGGGGCGGCTCGCGCCCGCGCTGGACTCGGCCGAGTACGACACCTACGTGCATTGGCTGCACTACGCCGAGGGCTCGGCCATGCTGCCCATCGTTCTCGGAGTGTACCTGGGACGTCTGGGCGAGGCCGGCGCGCCGCTCAAGCCACGCATCTCCAGCGAGCTACAGAACCACCTCGGCTACATCTCGGGAGCGCTCGGGGAGCGGGACTACCTGGTGGGCAACAGCTTCAGCGCCGCCGACATCCAGATGAGCTTCGTGCTGGAAGCGGCGCGGTCCTCGGGCGCCCTGGAATCCTTTCCCCAGCTCGTCGCCTATCTCGAGCGGCTGCACGCCCGCCCCGCCTATCAGCGTGCCGTCCAGCGGGGCGGGCCCCTCAACCTGGGAAGCCAGGGCAAGCGCTGA
- a CDS encoding MbnP family copper-binding protein: MAGATCSAGRAQRIPRWMMKVFKRPLPALFLLSVLPFLQACGGDGSSEKKFSVRFSPQVGTQALRCDASYPNIGKTGTTIELLEFKMYVRDVTLVRANGEKHALKLDQDGTWQRDAIALLDFENGTGTCDTGSPETRLEVVGRAPDFNDYTGLEFKVGLPEEMNHLDGATAPAPLNAPGMWWSWKGGYKFVRLEVRSTRNATWFFHLGASGCTGSTAEGYTCASTNQSTVALSGFNPEDNQVVLDLEALYADSDLDHSVDYKTDTIAGCMSSLSDPECAALFSQVGLTADGSPRDVPASFIRVR; this comes from the coding sequence ATGGCTGGTGCCACCTGCTCCGCTGGCCGCGCCCAGCGCATTCCGAGGTGGATGATGAAGGTCTTCAAGAGGCCGCTCCCGGCACTGTTCCTGCTGTCCGTGCTCCCCTTCCTCCAGGCCTGTGGAGGCGACGGCTCCTCCGAGAAGAAGTTCTCCGTGCGCTTCAGCCCCCAGGTGGGCACCCAGGCCCTGCGCTGCGATGCCAGCTACCCCAACATTGGCAAGACGGGCACCACCATCGAGCTGCTCGAGTTCAAGATGTACGTGCGGGACGTCACGCTCGTGCGCGCCAACGGGGAGAAGCACGCGCTGAAGCTGGACCAGGACGGCACGTGGCAGCGGGACGCCATCGCGCTGCTCGACTTCGAGAACGGCACCGGCACCTGCGACACCGGCAGCCCCGAGACGCGCCTGGAGGTGGTGGGCCGCGCACCGGACTTCAATGACTACACCGGCCTCGAGTTCAAGGTGGGCCTCCCCGAGGAGATGAACCACCTGGACGGCGCCACCGCTCCCGCCCCGCTCAACGCCCCGGGCATGTGGTGGAGCTGGAAGGGCGGCTACAAGTTCGTGCGCCTGGAGGTGCGCAGCACCAGGAACGCCACCTGGTTCTTCCACCTGGGCGCCTCCGGCTGCACCGGAAGCACGGCCGAGGGCTACACCTGCGCCTCCACCAACCAGTCGACCGTGGCCCTGAGCGGCTTCAATCCCGAGGACAACCAGGTGGTGCTCGACCTCGAGGCCCTCTACGCTGACTCCGACCTCGACCACTCCGTGGACTACAAGACGGACACCATCGCTGGCTGCATGTCGAGCCTCTCCGATCCCGAGTGCGCCGCGCTCTTCTCCCAGGTGGGGCTGACGGCGGATGGCTCGCCACGGGACGTGCCCGCATCCTTCATCCGCGTCCGCTGA
- a CDS encoding DUF2911 domain-containing protein, whose product MMNHRLTLPTLAALVFLAATPALAQKSIPPAKAPVSPLEMTAKKLDDTTYVKVTYNSPRIQDPKTGQKRAIFGKLVPYGEVWRLGANASTELTATGDLELAGKKLPAGTYSLFTIPQADKWTLIVNKDVGQWGAYKYNKDNDVLRVDVPATKSADTYEAFTISFDEKGTALNISWENTQVSVPVRPAKKG is encoded by the coding sequence ATGATGAATCATCGACTCACCCTTCCGACCCTGGCCGCGCTCGTCTTCCTCGCCGCGACCCCCGCGCTGGCGCAGAAGAGCATTCCGCCCGCGAAGGCTCCCGTCAGCCCGCTGGAGATGACGGCGAAGAAGCTGGATGACACCACGTACGTGAAGGTGACGTACAACTCGCCCCGCATCCAGGATCCGAAGACGGGCCAGAAGCGCGCCATCTTCGGCAAGCTGGTGCCCTATGGCGAGGTGTGGCGCCTGGGCGCGAACGCCTCCACCGAGCTGACCGCGACGGGTGACCTCGAGCTCGCGGGCAAGAAGCTCCCGGCGGGCACCTACTCGCTCTTCACCATTCCCCAGGCGGACAAGTGGACGCTCATCGTCAACAAGGACGTGGGCCAGTGGGGCGCCTACAAGTACAACAAGGACAATGACGTCCTGCGCGTGGACGTGCCCGCGACGAAGAGCGCGGACACCTACGAGGCCTTCACCATCTCCTTCGACGAGAAGGGCACCGCGCTGAACATCTCGTGGGAGAACACGCAGGTCTCCGTGCCCGTGCGCCCGGCCAAGAAGGGCTGA
- a CDS encoding M16 family metallopeptidase, producing the protein MRSIRAPRFGSLKAGKRDYGIDHGITLIRATNGMRIALMQDTRTNLVGVDARYLVGAAEDPPGRAGMAHLVEHLLFTVRAEAGGPTIADELSDTALFHNAWTNSDETHYTAMGLADQLTKLVAIEGRRMQVTCDQLDEATFERERDIVLAEDTWRHTGHETLHDELVATLWGKKHPYGHRVSSREIAQATREEACAFIAAHYTPDRAILVLTGNFRDDTAFKAVIAAFGKLTRRSTAGRTPLEPAVLIGDTSTHTADIDEATAFIFFNAPSWGTSEWTQHTLLAAMLRTELYALNEQEEWITHSSVTQFGGVRAPLLTAVVSVSDPARLDEAVEKVFAAAATLVNERKDVSEPARARLRTSLVSTYDAFEGAGSWIADFPQYSNYNGFFVEELTALDRTTLVEVAMYANAALDRTHSHVARVLPSGKQALTTRAEVPARRREHDLQPWRAPVDPSEANRPLDTSVSRVESKVETVMLRNGMRVLLAHDPRSPLVDARLVFPYGSAEDPLGRPGLAQLTAHLLANDTARLYRRDDAERINFARELGTQLDTSVGERATVFTARGVATFADWHLWRLFWLLDAGIFPDDDVAAFRKSLRASHGKKEEDAEARSLETLRVRLFGAGHPYAQPGPGTKDLLKISISELEAFRERYYRANGATLIVSGGFDVAVMKRTLEELFGEWDGEAPPPPVTVPPSRPETGPNWAAVIDEDATQVSVKIGFSTASDPIRDAAARQVLRAMLEDRVRVVREGLGASYSVSVDYLGGTGGGALLVTSDLEQDRSGKALVALVNELVAVRTRAGTLTEDFVRARRRALSRALADSAGASVLADELETAAKMSLPLSFFDAQAAEIAATTPDAVAAAAAADLSKERMVVVISGPRGAVNATLAATGQRPELIEQLVMDR; encoded by the coding sequence ATGCGGTCCATACGAGCGCCCCGCTTCGGCTCCCTGAAGGCCGGGAAGCGGGACTACGGCATCGACCACGGCATCACGCTCATCCGCGCGACTAACGGGATGCGGATCGCGCTGATGCAGGACACGCGCACCAACCTCGTCGGCGTCGACGCCCGCTACCTCGTCGGTGCCGCCGAGGATCCACCGGGGCGCGCCGGGATGGCCCACCTCGTCGAGCACCTCTTGTTCACCGTGAGAGCCGAGGCCGGTGGCCCGACGATCGCGGACGAGCTCTCCGACACCGCGCTCTTCCACAACGCGTGGACCAATTCCGACGAGACGCACTACACGGCCATGGGGCTCGCCGATCAGCTCACGAAGCTCGTCGCGATCGAGGGGCGCCGGATGCAGGTGACGTGCGACCAGCTCGACGAGGCGACGTTCGAACGTGAGCGCGACATCGTGCTCGCGGAGGACACCTGGCGCCACACGGGTCACGAGACCCTGCACGATGAGCTCGTGGCCACGCTGTGGGGCAAGAAGCACCCCTATGGGCACCGGGTGAGCTCCCGGGAGATTGCCCAGGCGACACGCGAGGAGGCCTGCGCTTTCATCGCCGCGCATTATACGCCCGACCGGGCCATCCTCGTCCTCACCGGCAACTTCCGCGACGACACGGCGTTCAAGGCGGTGATCGCGGCGTTCGGCAAGCTCACGCGGCGCTCCACCGCCGGTCGCACTCCGCTCGAGCCAGCGGTGCTCATTGGCGACACCTCGACGCACACCGCCGACATCGACGAGGCGACCGCGTTCATCTTCTTCAACGCCCCGTCATGGGGGACGAGCGAGTGGACGCAGCACACGCTCCTCGCGGCGATGCTCCGCACCGAGCTGTATGCCCTGAACGAACAGGAGGAGTGGATCACCCACTCCAGTGTCACGCAGTTCGGAGGGGTGCGCGCGCCGCTGCTGACCGCCGTCGTCTCGGTGTCGGATCCGGCACGTCTCGACGAGGCGGTGGAGAAGGTGTTCGCCGCCGCGGCGACGCTCGTCAACGAGCGCAAGGACGTCAGCGAGCCCGCCCGGGCCCGGCTCCGCACGAGCCTCGTCAGCACCTACGACGCGTTCGAAGGGGCCGGCTCCTGGATCGCCGACTTCCCCCAGTACAGCAACTACAATGGGTTCTTCGTCGAGGAGCTCACGGCGCTCGACCGCACGACACTCGTCGAGGTCGCCATGTATGCGAACGCGGCGCTCGACCGCACGCACAGCCACGTCGCGCGGGTGCTTCCAAGCGGCAAACAGGCACTCACGACTCGCGCCGAGGTCCCGGCGCGCCGCCGCGAGCACGACCTGCAGCCCTGGCGTGCACCGGTGGACCCCTCCGAGGCGAACCGCCCGCTCGATACGAGCGTGTCACGTGTCGAGAGCAAGGTGGAGACGGTGATGCTGCGCAACGGGATGCGCGTGCTGCTCGCGCACGATCCCCGCAGCCCTCTCGTCGACGCGCGGCTGGTATTCCCCTACGGCTCGGCGGAGGATCCCCTCGGGCGGCCGGGGCTCGCGCAACTGACCGCGCACCTGCTCGCGAACGATACCGCCCGCCTCTACCGGCGCGACGACGCCGAGCGGATCAACTTCGCGAGAGAGCTCGGCACCCAGCTCGACACCAGCGTCGGGGAGCGGGCGACGGTGTTCACGGCGCGCGGCGTCGCGACGTTCGCCGACTGGCACCTCTGGCGCCTCTTCTGGCTGCTCGATGCCGGCATCTTCCCGGACGACGATGTCGCCGCGTTCCGCAAGAGCCTCCGCGCATCTCACGGCAAGAAGGAAGAAGACGCGGAGGCGCGCAGCCTCGAGACGCTCCGGGTCCGCCTCTTCGGCGCCGGTCACCCGTACGCCCAACCCGGCCCCGGCACCAAGGACCTCCTGAAGATCTCGATCTCCGAGCTCGAGGCATTCCGCGAGCGCTACTACCGCGCCAACGGTGCGACGCTGATCGTCTCGGGCGGCTTCGACGTCGCCGTGATGAAGAGGACACTCGAGGAGCTTTTTGGCGAGTGGGACGGAGAGGCACCGCCGCCGCCCGTGACGGTGCCACCGAGCCGGCCGGAGACGGGACCGAATTGGGCCGCCGTCATCGACGAGGACGCGACCCAGGTGAGCGTCAAGATCGGGTTCTCCACGGCCTCGGATCCGATTCGCGACGCCGCCGCGCGCCAGGTGCTCCGCGCGATGCTCGAGGACCGCGTGCGCGTCGTCCGCGAGGGGCTCGGCGCCAGCTACAGCGTCTCGGTCGACTATCTCGGCGGCACCGGCGGTGGCGCCCTGCTCGTCACCAGCGACCTCGAGCAGGATCGCTCCGGCAAGGCCCTGGTCGCGCTCGTCAATGAACTGGTGGCCGTGCGGACACGGGCCGGCACGCTCACCGAGGACTTCGTGCGCGCCCGGCGTCGCGCGCTCAGCCGGGCGCTCGCCGACTCCGCCGGGGCGTCCGTCCTCGCCGACGAGCTCGAGACGGCCGCGAAGATGTCACTGCCTCTGTCATTCTTCGACGCACAGGCCGCGGAGATCGCGGCGACGACACCGGATGCGGTCGCCGCGGCGGCCGCCGCCGATCTCTCCAAGGAGCGGATGGTCGTCGTCATCAGCGGCCCGCGCGGCGCGGTCAACGCCACGCTCGCGGCGACCGGCCAGAGGCCGGAGCTCATCGAGCAGCTCGTCATGGACAGGTAG
- a CDS encoding methanobactin export MATE transporter MbnM, with product MNSRALLSWSTAVLSVLLLTACGEEKKPYAWQLPPGFPEPFVPADNPMSEEKVVLGRFLFYDERLSGNGTMACASCHEQQRAFSDAKATPSGSTGHAVPRNSPGLANVAYLATYTWANPVLDTLEKQALVPLFAETPLELGMGTRLDEVLQRLREDPLYLELFRAAFPDQKEPIHEDNVVKALASFQRTMLSGNSPYDRYLQGDITALSPAAKRGMELFFGERAECYHCHSGPHLTNSFRSKDTKLSERDFQNTGLYNVDGLGAYPLNNTGLFEFTNNPKDMGRFRVPPLRNVTLTAPYMHDGSIATLEQVLDFYTAGGREVTSGPYVGDGRMSPLKNPLVRPFELSAQERADLIAFLESLTDQDFVKDARLSNPFDE from the coding sequence ATGAACTCACGAGCCCTGTTGTCGTGGAGTACCGCGGTGCTGTCGGTGCTGCTGCTCACCGCGTGCGGCGAGGAGAAGAAGCCCTATGCGTGGCAGCTGCCACCGGGCTTCCCCGAGCCCTTCGTCCCCGCGGACAATCCCATGTCCGAGGAGAAGGTGGTGCTGGGCCGCTTCCTCTTCTACGACGAGCGCCTGTCCGGCAACGGCACCATGGCCTGCGCGAGCTGCCACGAGCAGCAGCGGGCCTTCAGTGACGCCAAGGCGACGCCCAGCGGCTCCACGGGGCACGCCGTCCCGCGCAACTCGCCCGGACTGGCCAACGTGGCCTACCTCGCCACGTACACGTGGGCCAACCCCGTGCTCGACACGCTGGAGAAGCAGGCCCTGGTGCCGCTCTTCGCCGAGACACCGCTGGAGCTGGGCATGGGCACTCGCCTGGACGAGGTGCTGCAACGGCTCCGCGAGGACCCGCTCTACCTGGAGCTGTTCCGCGCGGCCTTCCCGGACCAGAAGGAGCCCATCCACGAGGACAACGTCGTGAAGGCGCTCGCGTCCTTCCAGCGCACGATGCTCTCGGGCAACTCGCCCTATGACCGGTACCTCCAGGGAGACATCACCGCCCTGTCACCCGCGGCCAAACGGGGCATGGAGCTGTTCTTCGGTGAGCGCGCCGAGTGCTACCACTGCCACAGTGGGCCGCACCTGACGAACTCCTTCCGCTCGAAGGACACGAAGCTGTCCGAGCGGGACTTCCAGAACACGGGCCTCTACAACGTGGATGGCCTGGGCGCCTACCCGTTGAACAACACCGGCCTCTTCGAGTTCACCAACAATCCGAAGGACATGGGGCGCTTCCGGGTGCCGCCGCTGCGCAACGTGACCCTGACGGCGCCCTACATGCACGACGGCAGCATCGCCACCCTCGAGCAGGTGCTGGACTTCTACACGGCCGGCGGCCGCGAGGTGACGAGCGGACCGTACGTGGGTGATGGCCGGATGAGCCCGTTGAAGAACCCTCTGGTGAGGCCCTTCGAGCTGAGTGCCCAGGAGCGCGCCGACCTCATCGCCTTCCTGGAGAGCCTCACGGACCAGGACTTCGTGAAGGATGCGAGGCTGAGCAACCCCTTCGACGAATAG
- a CDS encoding GNAT family N-acetyltransferase — protein MTPPTPPRTCLVTRREELEQILQLQASNLRDHIPPEQAVSQGFLTVAHTLDVLERMHALAPSVIAKDGEKLAGYALVMPVEARAFVPILEPMFQLLETLSWRGRPLREYRYYVMGQVCVAEAWRGQGVFDALYREHRASYRTRFDCIVTEVATRNTRSMRAHTRAGFESIKTYRDATDEWAVVVLGLSDSTR, from the coding sequence ATGACGCCGCCGACCCCGCCTCGAACCTGCCTCGTCACGCGCCGGGAGGAGCTGGAGCAGATCCTCCAGCTCCAGGCCTCCAATCTGCGCGACCACATCCCGCCCGAGCAGGCCGTGAGTCAGGGCTTCCTCACCGTGGCCCATACGCTGGACGTGCTGGAGCGGATGCACGCGCTCGCGCCGAGCGTCATCGCGAAGGACGGGGAGAAGCTCGCGGGCTATGCGCTGGTGATGCCGGTGGAGGCGCGCGCCTTCGTCCCCATCCTGGAGCCCATGTTCCAGCTCCTGGAGACGCTGAGCTGGCGCGGACGTCCGCTCCGCGAGTACCGCTATTACGTCATGGGCCAGGTGTGCGTGGCCGAGGCCTGGCGAGGCCAGGGCGTGTTCGACGCGCTCTACCGCGAGCACCGCGCGAGCTACAGGACGCGCTTCGACTGCATCGTGACGGAGGTGGCCACGCGCAACACGCGCTCGATGCGCGCCCACACCCGCGCCGGTTTCGAGTCCATCAAGACCTACCGGGACGCCACGGACGAGTGGGCCGTCGTCGTGCTGGGCCTGAGTGACAGCACCCGGTAG
- a CDS encoding FAD-binding oxidoreductase — translation MDSEPSVLLPAEPTRRDARHEAKIERIARQLRQRTSTRPVSFKKKTPPHQVPKRFDQRRADEKIDLSDLDQILEIDPVAMTCTAEPAITFEEVVRATWRYGLVPIIVPEHKTITLGGAVAGCSIESMSFRDGGFHDTCLEYELITAKGDVLRCSPRENPLVFQMIHGSFGTLGVLSKLKFKLIRAAPYVHVTYETYSTLEAFQQAIWRYFRAQDVDYLDGQIFSPTKHVLCVGRFAERAPYVSRYDWLKAYCESIPRRSEDYLTLYDYLYRYDRGVTHVTPKSLVGRALFGKLVHSDSVLRAADRFHRFLPKKNPPVIVDVFIPFSRTAEFMDWYHREMHFYPVWCVPYRRMRDYEWQTPRWWSGVKDPLFLDLAVYGLKQQPGRNIYKEFEDELQQVNGTKTLISYNYYDEQTFWSIWNKETWQAVKQVTDPDNIFRDLYTKTCRAALGMQEQTPGSGTSVH, via the coding sequence ATGGACTCGGAGCCCAGCGTGCTCTTGCCAGCGGAACCCACGCGACGCGATGCGCGTCACGAGGCGAAGATCGAGCGGATCGCGCGGCAGCTGCGGCAACGGACGAGCACGCGGCCCGTGTCCTTCAAGAAGAAGACCCCTCCGCATCAGGTGCCCAAGCGCTTCGACCAGCGGCGCGCCGACGAGAAGATCGACCTGAGCGACCTCGACCAGATTCTCGAGATCGATCCCGTGGCGATGACGTGCACGGCCGAGCCCGCGATCACCTTCGAGGAGGTGGTCCGCGCGACGTGGCGCTACGGGCTCGTGCCCATCATCGTCCCCGAGCACAAGACCATCACCCTCGGAGGCGCCGTCGCGGGGTGCTCCATCGAGTCCATGTCCTTCCGGGACGGGGGTTTCCACGACACGTGTCTGGAATACGAGCTCATCACTGCCAAGGGAGACGTGCTGCGCTGCTCTCCTCGGGAGAACCCGCTCGTGTTCCAGATGATCCACGGCTCGTTCGGGACGCTCGGCGTGCTCTCGAAGCTGAAGTTCAAGCTCATCCGCGCTGCGCCCTACGTGCACGTGACGTACGAGACGTACTCCACGCTCGAGGCCTTCCAGCAAGCCATCTGGCGCTACTTCCGCGCCCAGGACGTGGACTACCTCGACGGGCAGATCTTCTCCCCGACGAAGCACGTGTTGTGTGTGGGCCGCTTCGCGGAGCGGGCCCCGTACGTGAGCCGCTACGACTGGCTCAAGGCGTATTGCGAGAGCATCCCCCGCCGCTCGGAGGACTACCTCACGCTCTACGACTACCTCTACCGCTACGACCGGGGCGTCACCCACGTCACGCCCAAGAGCCTCGTGGGCCGGGCGCTGTTCGGCAAGCTGGTGCACTCGGACAGCGTGCTGAGGGCCGCGGACCGCTTCCACCGCTTCCTGCCCAAGAAGAACCCGCCCGTCATCGTGGACGTGTTCATCCCGTTCTCGCGCACGGCCGAGTTCATGGACTGGTACCACCGTGAGATGCACTTCTACCCGGTGTGGTGCGTGCCCTACCGGCGGATGCGCGACTACGAGTGGCAGACGCCCCGCTGGTGGTCCGGCGTGAAGGATCCCCTGTTCCTGGACCTCGCGGTCTACGGGCTCAAGCAGCAGCCGGGCCGCAACATCTACAAGGAATTCGAGGACGAGCTGCAGCAGGTCAACGGCACCAAGACGCTCATCTCGTACAACTACTACGACGAGCAGACCTTCTGGAGCATCTGGAACAAGGAGACCTGGCAGGCCGTGAAACAGGTGACGGACCCGGACAACATCTTCCGCGACCTCTACACGAAGACGTGCCGGGCGGCGCTCGGGATGCAGGAGCAGACGCCCGGCTCCGGGACCTCGGTGCACTGA